One Aquisediminimonas profunda genomic region harbors:
- a CDS encoding sulfotransferase produces the protein MSAAASVSAPDFSRQFRNPQLMAAALALHDNRLSDAEPLLRAHLKADPFDVAAIRMLAELAGRIGRLADAETLLRRAVELAPGFLAARSNLAMVLYRQTKTTEALAELDALLAIDPAHAGNANLKAAAMGRIGEYDEAIALYEQVLARHPDQPKVWMSYGHVLKTVRRQAESIAAYRRAIGIAPHLGEVWWSLANLKTVTFSDDDLAAMKGAFDLPKLSEEDRFHLHFALGKALEDRGEAGESFHHYSEGNRLRRTLLDYDADETKRQVDRTISLFTPDLFAARAGQGCAAPDPIFVIGMPRAGSTLIEQILASHSLVEGTMELPDIPALAARVGTRSGGLAALEPAELREMGEEYLERTRIQRKTGRPFFIDKMPNNWAHLGLIQLILPNAKIVDARRHPLGCCFSNFKQHFARGQAFSYGLEDMGRYYADYVRYLAHIDEVLPGRVHRVFYERMVDDSESEIRALLAALDLPFEESCLRFHENDRAVRTASSEQVRRPIYREGTEQWQTFEPWLGPLKDALGPVLEAYPNIPQFS, from the coding sequence ATGAGCGCCGCCGCGAGTGTTTCTGCGCCTGACTTCTCCCGTCAGTTCCGCAATCCGCAGTTGATGGCTGCCGCGCTGGCGCTTCACGATAATCGACTGAGTGATGCCGAGCCGCTGCTCCGCGCACACCTGAAAGCTGATCCATTCGACGTTGCTGCAATCCGGATGCTTGCGGAATTGGCAGGTCGGATCGGCCGTCTTGCTGACGCCGAGACGCTGCTGCGGCGGGCGGTCGAACTGGCCCCTGGTTTTCTCGCAGCGCGATCCAATCTTGCGATGGTGCTGTATCGCCAGACGAAGACGACCGAAGCACTTGCGGAACTTGATGCGCTGCTGGCCATTGATCCGGCGCACGCCGGGAACGCCAATCTCAAAGCGGCCGCAATGGGCCGGATCGGCGAATATGATGAGGCCATTGCACTTTATGAGCAGGTGTTGGCCAGACACCCTGATCAGCCCAAGGTCTGGATGTCCTATGGCCATGTCCTCAAGACCGTAAGGCGCCAGGCCGAAAGCATTGCCGCATATCGAAGGGCCATTGGGATTGCGCCACATTTGGGCGAAGTCTGGTGGAGTCTTGCCAATCTCAAGACGGTAACCTTCAGCGACGATGACCTTGCCGCAATGAAAGGCGCTTTCGATCTTCCCAAACTGTCTGAGGAAGATCGCTTTCATCTCCATTTTGCCTTGGGCAAGGCGTTGGAAGATCGCGGGGAGGCAGGCGAATCCTTCCACCACTATAGTGAGGGAAACCGGTTGCGGCGGACGTTACTCGACTATGACGCAGATGAAACCAAGCGACAGGTTGATCGCACAATCAGCCTGTTCACACCCGACCTTTTTGCAGCGCGGGCAGGTCAAGGCTGCGCTGCCCCCGACCCGATTTTCGTCATTGGCATGCCGAGAGCGGGGTCGACGCTCATAGAGCAGATCCTGGCCAGCCACAGCCTGGTGGAAGGAACAATGGAACTCCCGGATATTCCGGCACTTGCGGCACGCGTTGGGACGCGGTCGGGCGGCCTCGCCGCGCTGGAACCGGCTGAACTTCGAGAAATGGGCGAGGAATATCTGGAACGCACACGCATCCAGAGAAAGACCGGGCGTCCCTTCTTCATCGACAAGATGCCCAACAATTGGGCGCATCTGGGCCTGATCCAACTGATCCTGCCGAACGCAAAGATTGTCGATGCACGCCGCCACCCGCTCGGCTGCTGCTTTTCGAATTTCAAACAGCATTTCGCCCGCGGCCAGGCCTTCAGCTACGGACTTGAGGACATGGGCCGATATTATGCCGATTATGTGCGTTATCTCGCCCATATCGACGAGGTTCTGCCCGGCCGGGTCCACCGGGTATTTTATGAGCGTATGGTGGATGACAGTGAAAGCGAGATTCGTGCGCTGCTCGCAGCGCTCGACCTGCCGTTCGAGGAGTCCTGCCTGCGTTTCCACGAAAATGATCGTGCGGTGCGGACCGCCAGTTCGGAACAGGTCCGTCGCCCGATCTATCGTGAGGGAACGGAGCAATGGCAGACGTTTGAACCATGGTTGGGGCCACTCAAGGATGCGCTTGGGCCAGTCCTCGAGGCCTATCCGAACATTCCCCAATTCTCTTGA
- the parE gene encoding DNA topoisomerase IV subunit B: MSDLFATSAAASNAYTASDIEVLEGLEPVRRRPGMYIGGTDERAFHHLAAEVLDNAMDEAVAGHASRIEITLEPGNRLTITDNGRGIPVDPHPKFPDKSALEVILSTLHSGGKFNGKAYSTSGGLHGVGVSVVNALSSDTIVEVARNKELFRQRFARGVTLGPLEKLGPVNNRRGTSVTFTPDTEIFGEMHFKPNRLYRLARSKAYLFAGVEIRWRCDPALISDETPPEAVFQFPGGLSDHLREQVNGRECVTTEFFSGQQEFADDQGRVEWAVAWPLWSEGSYSWYCNTIPTPDGGTHEAGIRAAIVKGIRAFGALVGQKKAEGIAAEDVVIGSEIMLSVFIRDPQFQSQTKDRLTSPEAARLVENAVRDHFDHFLADNMERGKALLGYVLERMDDRLRRRAEKEIKRKTATSARKLRLPGKLTDCSSDDPAGTELFIVEGDSAGGSAKQARDRKTQAILPIRGKILNVASATSDKIRANSEIADLIQALGCGSRKDCNPDLLRYERIIIMTDADVDGAHIATLLMTFFFQEMPEIVRQGHLYLAQPPLYRLTVGAKSLYARDDAHRAEIEAGEFKGKKVDVGRFKGLGEMNPGQLRETTMDPKTRGLLRVTLPQEYEERAGVKDLVDRLMGKNPEHRFTFIQENAARVEEDAIDA, encoded by the coding sequence ATGTCAGATCTTTTCGCCACCTCCGCCGCTGCCTCCAACGCCTACACGGCATCCGACATCGAAGTCCTTGAGGGGTTGGAACCGGTCAGGCGCCGCCCCGGCATGTATATTGGCGGCACGGACGAGCGGGCCTTTCACCACCTCGCTGCCGAAGTTCTCGACAATGCCATGGACGAAGCGGTGGCAGGCCATGCATCGCGAATCGAAATCACCTTGGAACCCGGCAACCGGCTTACGATTACCGACAATGGCCGCGGCATTCCGGTCGATCCGCATCCCAAATTTCCGGACAAGTCAGCGCTGGAGGTTATTCTCTCAACCCTTCATTCAGGCGGCAAGTTCAACGGAAAGGCCTATTCGACCAGTGGCGGCCTGCATGGTGTGGGTGTTTCCGTAGTCAATGCGCTTTCTTCGGACACCATTGTGGAAGTTGCGCGCAACAAGGAACTGTTCCGCCAGCGTTTTGCGCGCGGCGTGACGCTCGGTCCGCTTGAGAAGTTGGGGCCCGTCAACAATCGTCGCGGCACGAGCGTGACCTTCACGCCCGACACCGAGATCTTTGGCGAAATGCACTTCAAGCCAAACCGGCTGTATCGGCTGGCGCGATCCAAGGCCTATCTCTTCGCCGGCGTGGAAATACGGTGGCGTTGCGATCCCGCTCTGATCAGCGACGAGACACCGCCGGAAGCCGTGTTCCAGTTTCCCGGCGGGCTGTCCGACCATTTGCGCGAGCAGGTGAACGGTCGCGAGTGCGTCACGACCGAGTTCTTCTCCGGCCAGCAGGAGTTTGCCGATGATCAGGGCCGCGTGGAATGGGCTGTTGCCTGGCCGCTGTGGAGCGAAGGAAGCTACAGCTGGTATTGCAACACAATTCCCACGCCCGACGGCGGCACACATGAGGCCGGTATCCGCGCGGCGATCGTCAAGGGTATCCGCGCGTTCGGGGCGCTGGTTGGCCAGAAGAAGGCTGAAGGCATTGCTGCAGAGGATGTCGTTATCGGATCGGAGATCATGCTTTCGGTCTTCATTCGCGACCCGCAATTCCAGAGCCAGACCAAGGATCGCCTGACCTCGCCCGAAGCGGCGCGGCTCGTCGAAAATGCCGTACGCGATCATTTCGATCATTTCCTTGCCGACAATATGGAGCGCGGAAAGGCGTTGCTCGGATATGTGCTCGAGCGGATGGATGACCGCCTGCGCCGTCGCGCGGAGAAGGAAATCAAGCGCAAGACGGCAACGTCCGCCCGCAAGCTGCGCCTGCCTGGCAAGCTTACGGATTGTTCTTCTGACGACCCGGCGGGGACCGAGCTCTTCATTGTGGAAGGGGACAGTGCGGGCGGCTCTGCCAAGCAGGCGCGCGACAGGAAGACGCAGGCAATCCTTCCGATCCGGGGCAAGATCCTGAACGTAGCCTCTGCAACATCAGACAAGATCCGTGCAAACAGCGAAATCGCCGACCTGATCCAGGCCCTCGGCTGTGGCAGCCGCAAGGACTGCAATCCCGACCTGCTGCGGTACGAGCGGATCATCATCATGACCGACGCCGATGTGGACGGAGCACATATCGCGACACTTTTGATGACGTTCTTCTTCCAGGAAATGCCCGAGATTGTGCGCCAGGGCCATCTCTACCTGGCGCAACCGCCACTCTATCGCCTGACGGTCGGCGCCAAGTCCCTCTATGCCCGCGACGATGCGCATCGTGCCGAGATCGAAGCGGGAGAGTTCAAGGGCAAGAAAGTCGACGTCGGCCGCTTCAAGGGGCTTGGCGAAATGAACCCGGGTCAGCTCCGTGAAACGACGATGGATCCCAAAACACGAGGCCTTCTGCGCGTGACCCTGCCGCAGGAGTACGAGGAACGGGCCGGGGTCAAGGATCTGGTCGACCGGCTGATGGGCAAGAACCCGGAACACCGCTTCACCTTCATCCAGGAAAACGCGGCGCGAGTGGAAGAAGACGCGATCGACGCCTGA
- a CDS encoding PspC domain-containing protein produces the protein MQESNTLTPSGDNLFGVCHTLSEDFGINPLYLRVAFGIALLWNPAAVVAIYSALGGLVALAHRLYPNVRSHSASTTKGMAVNIRSTDGHAEAANEVEELLKAA, from the coding sequence ATGCAAGAATCGAATACACTCACGCCCAGCGGGGATAATCTGTTTGGCGTCTGCCATACGCTGAGCGAAGACTTTGGTATTAATCCCCTTTACCTGCGCGTCGCCTTTGGCATCGCCCTGCTGTGGAACCCGGCAGCGGTAGTTGCGATCTACTCGGCACTCGGAGGACTGGTTGCGCTCGCGCACAGGCTCTATCCAAATGTCAGGAGCCATTCCGCATCCACGACAAAGGGTATGGCAGTCAACATCCGCTCCACAGATGGCCATGCCGAAGCCGCGAATGAAGTCGAAGAACTCCTGAAGGCTGCCTGA
- the queG gene encoding tRNA epoxyqueuosine(34) reductase QueG produces MFPDKKSLKIALRAEAERLGFVAFGVAKADADYSAALSQWLESGAAGEMDWMAARADQRASPRALWPGARSIIALGMSYAPATDPLALASSRARGRISVYAQGKDYHDIVKKALKALARWLVAETGAEVKVFVDTAPVMEKPLASAAGLGWQGKHSNMVSSDHGSWLFLGSIFTTLELEPDAPHGDQCGSCTACQTACPTNAFPKPYTLDARRCISYLTIEHKGPIPNEFRRAIGNRIYGCDDCLAACPWNKFAQSAAANLAFAPRAELVAPALADLLALDDRTFREVFSGSPIKRIGRDRMVRNAAIAAGNSEDKALTKQLQALLKDASPIVAEAAQWALEALLKGDHQPNTAASVPIASPS; encoded by the coding sequence ATGTTTCCTGACAAGAAGTCACTGAAGATCGCGTTAAGGGCAGAAGCCGAACGGCTGGGCTTCGTCGCCTTTGGCGTGGCGAAGGCTGACGCTGATTACTCAGCAGCACTGTCGCAATGGCTTGAAAGCGGTGCTGCGGGAGAGATGGACTGGATGGCCGCGCGTGCGGACCAGCGCGCCAGCCCGCGAGCGCTCTGGCCAGGGGCGCGAAGCATCATTGCCCTCGGGATGAGCTATGCACCGGCCACGGACCCGCTGGCACTTGCAAGCTCAAGGGCACGAGGACGGATTTCTGTCTATGCGCAGGGCAAGGACTATCATGACATCGTCAAGAAGGCACTGAAGGCGCTAGCTCGATGGCTTGTTGCGGAGACGGGCGCAGAGGTGAAGGTCTTTGTCGATACCGCCCCCGTCATGGAAAAGCCGCTGGCAAGCGCCGCAGGCCTTGGCTGGCAAGGCAAGCACAGCAACATGGTGAGTTCAGATCATGGAAGCTGGCTTTTCCTCGGCTCAATCTTCACTACGCTGGAACTGGAACCGGACGCGCCGCATGGCGATCAGTGTGGAAGTTGCACGGCCTGCCAGACGGCATGCCCGACTAACGCCTTCCCCAAGCCCTATACGCTCGACGCCCGGCGCTGCATTTCCTACCTGACGATTGAGCATAAGGGCCCAATTCCGAACGAATTCCGCCGCGCAATCGGCAACCGAATCTATGGCTGCGACGATTGCCTGGCCGCCTGCCCCTGGAACAAGTTCGCACAGAGCGCCGCCGCCAATCTCGCCTTCGCTCCCCGCGCCGAACTGGTAGCTCCTGCCCTCGCCGACCTGCTTGCGCTGGATGATCGAACGTTTCGGGAAGTCTTCTCGGGCTCTCCGATCAAGCGCATCGGTCGAGACCGGATGGTCAGGAACGCCGCAATCGCGGCGGGGAATAGTGAAGACAAGGCCCTAACCAAACAGCTGCAAGCGCTCCTTAAAGATGCCTCCCCAATAGTTGCCGAAGCGGCACAATGGGCTCTGGAGGCTTTGCTAAAAGGCGATCACCAGCCAAATACCGCAGCAAGCGTCCCAATCGCATCGCCGTCTTGA